One window of the Gemmatimonadaceae bacterium genome contains the following:
- a CDS encoding polymer-forming cytoskeletal protein codes for MAIWKEQTTPTKEPPPITQPSAPQSNNIAPVRTPSYDTPSSRSSQTDAKETLIAANLSIEGKIQGSGHVRVAGQFKGDVNVEGNLTIEQGAKVIGGVRANTVTIAGELEGNVDAASRVELLASGVLNGDLKAGSLTVAAGSRMRGNAEFGWEDGQGKPARARTESGSAA; via the coding sequence ATGGCAATCTGGAAGGAACAGACCACTCCCACTAAGGAGCCGCCCCCCATAACCCAGCCGTCCGCCCCGCAGAGCAACAACATCGCCCCGGTCCGTACTCCGAGCTATGACACACCGTCGTCGCGCTCTTCGCAAACGGACGCCAAGGAGACGCTCATCGCTGCGAACCTCTCAATCGAAGGGAAGATCCAGGGCTCGGGCCACGTGCGCGTCGCTGGACAGTTCAAGGGTGACGTGAACGTCGAGGGGAATCTCACGATCGAGCAGGGCGCCAAGGTCATTGGCGGCGTTCGCGCGAACACGGTCACCATCGCCGGCGAGCTCGAAGGAAACGTTGATGCGGCTTCACGTGTCGAGCTTCTCGCCTCGGGCGTGCTGAACGGCGACCTCAAGGCCGGATCGCTGACCGTCGCCGCGGGCTCGCGGATGCGCGGCAACGCGGAGTTCGGCTGGGAGGATGGACAGGGCAAACCTGCACGGGCGAGAACGGAGTCAGGCTCGGCTGCATGA